In Drosophila santomea strain STO CAGO 1482 chromosome 3L, Prin_Dsan_1.1, whole genome shotgun sequence, a single window of DNA contains:
- the LOC120447872 gene encoding vitelline membrane protein Vm26Ab-like: MFKYFALCLFAIVACVAAKPAVIASPLAYSAYSAPYVAASPYSAAYTAAYTAPVAAAYSAYSYPYASAYSAYPYAAYYR, from the exons ATGTTCAAATAC TTCGCTCTCTGCCTGTTCGCCATCGTGGCTTGTGTGGCTGCCAAGCCGGCGGTGATCGCCTCCCCACTGGCCTACAGCGCCTACTCCGCTCCCTATGTGGCCGCATCTCCCTACTCGGCTGCCTACACCGCCGCTTACACCGCTCCAGTGGCCGCCGCCTACTCCGCCTACTCGTACCCCTACGCGTCGGCCTACTCCGCCTACCCCTACGCCGCCTACTACCGCTAA
- the LOC120447875 gene encoding glycine-rich protein, which translates to MKGLLLITIACLTTSILAAPAPEPAPEPSPAPEPAPSPSPSIGIGIGHGYGGYGLGLGLGIGHYGGLLGHGYGGHYGGLGLGLGFHAPIISKTIIGKSYLGGYGYGLGHGYLGGYGHGLYGGHGLGLGYGLGYGYGHGW; encoded by the exons ATGAAAGGA CTGTTACTCATCACTATCGCCTGCTTGACGACCTCCATCTTggcagctcctgctcctgaaCCCGCTCCAGAGCCATCTCCTGCTCCTGAACCTGCTCCCTCTCCATCGCCCAGCATTGGAATAGGAATTGGTCATGGCTACGGCGGATATGGCCTGGGATTGGGTCTAGGAATCGGGCACTATGGAGGACTCCTTGGCCACGGCTACGGCGGCCACTACGGAGGACTGGGTCTGGGATTGGGCTTCCATGCACCGATCATCTCCAAGACGATTATCGGCAAGAGCTACTTGGGCGGCTACGGCTATGGCCTTGGCCACGGATACCTCGGAGGCTACGGTCATGGACTATACGGAGGACACGGTCTGGGTCTGGGATACGGACTGGGATATGGCTATGGCCATGGTTGGTAG
- the LOC120447855 gene encoding skin secretory protein xP2, whose product MFAKIVLVALCVASAQAGLLPFHAPAALAAPLAPGFAAPLAAPVATAGVVAPYASSFNAHRINHAVAYPVAPVPAPVAFAAPVPAPLPVPVAAPAPVAFAAPAPLPVAAAPAPVAFAAPAKVAFTAPAPVAAPLGFAPAPAPVAFAAPAKFGFGPFAAPLAAPVPAPLALAPKYAPAPYFF is encoded by the exons ATGTTCGCCAAGATCGTG CTCGTTGCCCTCTGCGTGGCCTCTGCTCAGGCTGGCCTCCTGCCCTTCCATGCGCCTGCAGCTCTGGCTGCTCCACTTGCTCCTGGCTTCGCAGCTCCGCTGGCTGCTCCTGTGGCCACTGCCGGAGTGGTGGCTCCCTATGCCTCCAGCTTCAATGCTCACCGCATTAACCATGCCGTGGCATACCCAGTGGCTCCTGTCCCAGCTCCAGTGGCCTTCGCTGCTCCCGTTCCCGCTCCCCTGCCCGTTCCTGTAGCTGCTCCCGCTCCAGTAGCCTTCgccgctcctgctcctctgccagtggctgctgctcctgctccggTGGCCTTCGCTGCCCCCGCCAAGGTTGCCTTCACCGCTCCCGCTCCAGTGGCTGCTCCCCTGGGCTTCGCTCCTGCTCCGGCGCCTGTTGCCTTTGCAGCACCGGCCAAGTTCGGATTCGGACCCTTCGCCGCTCCCCTGGCTGCTCCAGTCCCAGCGCCTCTGGCTCTGGCCCCCAAGTACGCTCCCGCCCCATACTTCTTCTAA
- the LOC120447860 gene encoding cuticle protein 10.6 — translation MFKYFVFAAFCLANAAAAPGYLGGLAAPALPLAAAAPAISYGHALAAPSIASYGLAPRLSYAAPALAHAPLAAPAISAYGLGYGHGPIGLAHAPLGLAHGPLAAPLGLGYKSAYPALGAPLGLGYKTALAAPAYGLAHGW, via the exons atgtTCAAATAC TTCGTTTTTGCCGCTTTCTGCCTGGCCAACGCCGCTGCCGCTCCTGGCTATTTGGGCGGACTAGCTGCTCCGGCTTTGCCGttggctgcagctgctccggCCATCTCGTACGGACACGCCTTGGCTGCTCCCTCGATTGCTTCTTACGGACTGGCCCCCAGGCTTAGCTATGCCGCCCCGGCCTTGGCGCACGCTCCTCTGGCGGCTCCGGCCATTTCCGCCTACGGATTGGGTTATGGCCATGGTCCCATTGGCCTGGCTCATGCTCCTTTGGGACTGGCTCACGGTCCTCTGGCCGCTCCTCTGGGATTGGGCTACAAGTCGGCCTATCCAGCTCTGGGTGCTCCTTTGGGACTGGGCTACAAGACAGCTTTGGCTGCTCCTGCCTATGGACTCGCTCATGGATGGTAA
- the LOC120447870 gene encoding uncharacterized protein LOC120447870: MFKLFVLLALFSGGLAATVIYHHPVIYHHPLPVASTPQELARHPGYTIVAPLTKIAHVTYDSVPISHTAYEHVPLFQRIGHVKNIRF, translated from the exons ATGTTCAAG CTTTTCGTGCTACTCGCCCTTTTCAGTGGTGGCTTAGCCGCCACAGTTATCTACCATCACCCGGTGATCTACCACCATCCTCTGCCGGTTGCCTCCACGCCCCAGGAGTTGGCTCGCCATCCTGGCTACACCATTGTGGCACCTCTTACCAAGATTGCCCACGTCACCTACGACTCGGTGCCCATTTCGCATACGGCCTACGAACATGTTCCTCTGTTCCAGAGGATTGGTCATGTGAAAAACATTAGGTTCTAA
- the LOC120447868 gene encoding uncharacterized protein LOC120447868, producing MMRPRHRWPFQVVLLLLIHLAAAGQIQDAAEEIEVPPAHRAAPPPPRQEAGAAAPPQPLGPPPLVGSAPHPSYPLFYPAAWLPFGRYSTSIPVHLVAA from the coding sequence ATGATGAGGCCTCGCCATCGGTGGCCATTTCAGGTGGTACTCCTCCTTCTGATCCACCTGGCTGCCGCGGGTCAGATCCAGGATGCTGCCGAGGAGATCGAAGTGCCCCCTGCTCATCGGGCTGCTCCACCACCGCCTCGCCAGgaagctggagctgctgctcccCCACAACCACTGGGGCCACCACCACTTGTCGGCTCTGCACCGCATCCGAGCTATCCTTTGTTCTACCCAGCTGCGTGGCTGCCATTCGGACGCTACAGCACCTCCATTCCCGTCCACCTAGTGGCTGCCTAG
- the LOC120447853 gene encoding toll-like receptor 3 has translation MNETRRILEVILILILVISGCDGNGGDIPLRCDEYDSMGFMDVNEAFCTVTGFTVTHSQNVVIKNIPPGNMVKFMKFYESTLLYMPFHLFETFPYLKTLDVSNTNILELTRNAFSAASNLTYLNLAYNNLTSIQTSVFIGANVLMRLDLSYNEISSLSVNAFCGLHTISQIFLTGNLLKELHNDIFKDNEYLEKVSFEGNLLTSIQPEVFRNMRRIKEVNLSNNRLVFIHPDTFADAASLENLVLSYNELKNFLLTEKNIVHQLHLDNNYLTNLTINATRFVRASHNQISELFLHQSLHIETLDLSANKLTSISNITNITHMLYLDVSGNPIGPLNVSTFSQLKRLRGLNLRGTGIRELKFGMFSKQKYLEELDLSFNNLTSLNLDMFVPYLTNLRKFLIDGNGLTELQGNHTFSKAFPQLQKLGVSRNRFNCSYLHHLLIPPSLAESVVLNIEPETNLEETPHIRDVSCISQTQEAVNASFTAEESRLESQIHMLSKQLDIVGSHSKNLELHLAFMQVFAYVMGGLVLVGVVSLIILRYLKNHRSGRYDRSSIVFRSNATMEANLTLASEDLQ, from the coding sequence ATGAATGAAACGCGAAGGATACTCGAAGTGATCCTTATCCTTATTCTTGTGATATCGGGTTGTGATGGCAATGGGGGAGACATCCCCCTGCGATGCGACGAGTATGATTCCATGGGATTTATGGACGTGAACGAGGCCTTTTGCACGGTCACCGGATTCACGGTCACCCACAGCCAGAATGTCGTGATCAAGAACATACCACCCGGAAATATGGTCAAGTTCATGAAGTTCTACGAATCAACGCTACTCTATATGCCCTTCCATCTGTTCGAAACATTCCCATACCTAAAGACCCTGGATGTCTCGAATACGAATATTTTGGAGCTTACGAGGAATGCATTTAGTGCTGCCAGTAATCTCACGTATCTGAACCTGGCCTACAACAATCTGACTTCTATCCAGACATCTGTGTTCATTGGTGCCAATGTCCTAATGCGTCTGGATCTGTCCTACAACGAGATATCCTCGCTAAGTGTGAATGCCTTCTGTGGCCTGCATACCATTAGCCAGATTTTTCTAACCGGCAATCTGTTGAAGGAGCTGCACAACGACATCTTCAAGGATAACGAGTACCTGGAGAAGGTGTCCTTCGAGGGAAATCTACTGACCAGCATTCAACCGGAAGTCTTTCGCAATATGCGGCGCATCAAGGAGGTTAATCTGTCCAATAATCGCCTGGTTTTTATCCATCCGGACACTTTTGCCGATGCGGCGAGCTTGGAAAATCTGGTCTTGTCCTACAATGAGTTGAAGAACTTTCTGCTGACAGAGAAGAACATTGTGCATCAGCTGCACTTGGATAATAATTATCTGACAAATTTAACCATTAACGCAACTCGATTCGTTCGCGCCAGTCACAACCAAATTTCTGAGCTCTTCCTGCACCAGAGTTTGCATATCGAAACATTGGACTTAAGCGCCAACAAGTTGACTAGCATATCAAATATCACAAATATCACACACATGCTCTATTTGGATGTATCTGGAAATCCCATAGGTCCTCTTAATGTCAGCACCTTCTCGCAACTTAAGAGACTGAGGGGCTTAAATTTGAGAGGAACCGGAATTAGAGAGCTTAAATTTGGAATGTTTTCGAAGCAGAAGTACTTGGAAGAACTGGATCTTTCCTTTAACAACCTGACCAGTCTCAATTTGGATATGTTTGTGCCCTATCTGACTAATCTAAGAAAGTTTCTCATCGACGGCAATGGACTGACTGAGCTGCAGGGAAATCACACGTTTTCCAAGGCTTTTCCTCAGCTTCAGAAATTGGGAGTATCGAGGAACCGCTTCAACTGCTCCTACCTGCATCACCTGCTCATCCCACCATCGCTCGCCGAGTCCGTGGTGCTCAATATTGAACCGGAAACCAATCTAGAGGAGACCCCACACATCCGAGACGTATCCTGCATCAGTCAGACCCAAGAGGCCGTTAATGCCTCCTTTACTGCTGAGGAATCCCGGCTAGAATCGCAGATCCACATGTTATCGAAGCAGTTGGATATTGTAGGATCGCATTCGAAGAATCTGGAACTCCACCTGGCCTTCATGCAGGTTTTTGCCTACGTGATGGGCGGCCTGGTTCTGGTGGGCGTGGTGTCGCTGATAATACTCCGATATCTAAAGAATCATCGATCTGGTCGATATGATCGCAGCAGCATTGTCTTCCGCTCTAATGCCACAATGGAAGCTAATCTCACCCTGGCCAGTGAAGATCTTCAGTAG
- the LOC120447866 gene encoding pupal cuticle protein C1B, with protein sequence MFKLSALVVLCALVASSMAEPKPAILAAAPVVAAAPAGVVTATSSQYVARNFNGVAAAPVVAAAYTAPVAAAAYTAPVAAAYTAPIAAAAYTAPVAAAYSAYPYAAYPYSAAYTTVL encoded by the exons ATGTTCAAGCTG TCTGCCCTCGTTGTCCTCTGTGCCCTGGTGGCCTCCTCCATGGCTGAACCCAAGCCCGCCATCCTGGCCGCCGCTCCAGTGGTTGCGGCTGCTCCCGCCGGAGTCGTTACCGCCACCAGTTCGCAGTACGTGGCCCGCAACTTTAACGGCGTGGCTGCAGCTCCAGTTGTTGCCGCGGCTTATACCGCTCCCGTTGCCGCCGCTGCTTACACCGCTCCCGTTGCCGCTGCTTATACCGCTCCCATTGCCGCCGCTGCCTATACCGCCCCAGTTGCCGCTGCCTACTCCGCTTATCCCTATGCCGCCTACCCATACAGCGCTGCGTACACTACAGTTTTGTAA